Proteins encoded together in one Lathyrus oleraceus cultivar Zhongwan6 chromosome 5, CAAS_Psat_ZW6_1.0, whole genome shotgun sequence window:
- the LOC127083662 gene encoding short-chain dehydrogenase TIC 32 B, chloroplastic has product MKATLRYLAGIAGPSGFGSNSTAEQVTQNCSQFLPSNLTALITGGTSGIGAETARVLAKRGVRVVIGARDLRKGREVRENIQKESPNAEVILLEIDLSSFCSVQRFCSEFLALNLPLNILINNAGIFSQDLEFSEEKIEITFATNYLGHFLLTEILLDKMVETAEKTSFEGRIINVSSVIHSWVKRNGFCFTHILNGKNYNGTRAYAQSKLANILHAKEIARQLKARNARVTMNAVHPGIVKTRIINKGLITDSLFFIASKLLKSAPQGASTTCYVALSPKTEGVSGKYFTDCNESKCSRLANDELEAQKLWNNTHALLQKRLHQATI; this is encoded by the exons ATGAAGGCAACATTGAGATACTTAGCAGGAATTGCAGGGCCAAGTGGTTTTGGCTCAAATTCAACTGCTGAACAAGTTACTCAAAACTGCTCTCAGTTTCTTCCTTCCAATCTAACTGCTCTCATCACTG GTGGCACTTCTGGAATTGGAGCAGAAACAGCTAGAGTGTTGGCAAAAAGAGGAGTGAGAGTTGTGATTGGTGCAAGGGATTTGAGGAAAGGAAGAGAAGTGAGAGAGAATATTCAAAAGGAGAGTCCAAATGCTGAGGTTATTCTGTTGGAGATTGATCTTAGCTCTTTTTGTTCTGTACAAAGATTTTGTTCTGAGTTTTTAGCTTTAAATCTTCCACTTAATATTCTAAT AAACAATGCTGGCATATTCTCTCAAGATTTGGAATTCTCTGAAGAAAAAATTGAGATCACATTTGCTACAAATTACTTAG GACATTTTTTGTTGACAGAAATTTTACTAGACAAAATGGTTGAAACAGCAGAAAAAACAAGTTTTGAAGGAAGAATAATAAACGTTTCTTCTGTCATACATAGCTGGGTGAAGAGAAATGGTTTTTGTTTCACACACATACTCAATGGAAAAAA CTATAATGGAACGCGAGCTTACGCTCAATCGAAATTGGCGAATATTTTGCATGCTAAAGAAATAGCCAGACAACTCAAG GCAAGGAATGCAAGAGTAACTATGAATGCAGTTCATCCTGGTATTGTGAAGACAAGAATTATTAACAAGGGCTTAATAACAG ATTCCTTATTTTTCATTGCATCAAAGTTACTCAAATCTGCACCACAGGGTGCATCAACAACTTGCTATGTGGCTTTGAGTCCAAAAACAGAAGGAGTGAGTGGAAAATACTTTACAGATTGTAATGAGAGTAAGTGTTCTCGCTTAGCAAATGATGAATTAGAAGCTCAAAAGTTATGGAACAACACTCATGCATTGCTTCAAAAACGACTGCATCAAGCAACAATTTGA